A single region of the Cryptococcus decagattii chromosome 4, complete sequence genome encodes:
- a CDS encoding pre-mRNA-splicing factor CWC2, with the protein MSAGNAVAPKRKLKPARKQVASDEVDKSQGYQAGREYNIWYNKWAGGDREDALASKIHSQTRCIISRDAGYTRADATGNKYCCLFFARGCCPYGYECQYLHRLPLPSHQLPDNSRDCFGREKHADYRDDMGGVGSFNRQNRTLYIGKIQESPDKKQMTETLLRHFGEWGKIVKHNILFGRGVAFVTYETDHQASFAKEAMANQSMDGDEILNVRWATEDPNPGEKIAEEKRIEEIGQKAIAGMLDEDLVEATQAVRALEDGDVEDFYHIEASKPEEDEEEEEDRPAKKGKSEGGFFNADALDNIKFYAEMVKKQAEEEREKARKVPTKQVGMSLLGGYGSGDESD; encoded by the exons ATGTCCGCAGGCAATGCTGTAGCACCCAAGAGGAAGCTGAAACCCGCTCGAAAGCAGGTGGCGTCGGACGAGGTGGACAAGAGTCAAGGTTATCAGGCGGGACGAGAGTACA ACATCTGGTATAACAAATGGGCAGGAGGAGACAGAGAGGATGCTTTAGCCAG CAAAATACACTCTCAAACCCGATGTATCATCTCCCGAGATGCAGGCTACACAAGAGCGGATGCTACAGGTAACAAGTACTGCTGTTTGTTCTTTGCTCGTGGGTGTTGTCCTTACGG ATATGAATGCCAGTATCTTCACCGTTTACCATTACCGAGCC ATCAGTTACCGGACAACTCCAGAGACTGTTTCGGACGGGAGAAGCACGCTGATTACCGAGATGACATGGGTGGTGTTGGGTCTTTCAACCGTCAAAACCGAACATTGTATATTGGCAAGATCCAAGAAAGCCCGGATAAGAAGCAGATGACGGAGACTTTATTGCGTCATTTTGGAGAGTGGGGTAAGATCGTCAAAC ATAACATTTTGTTTGGGCGTGGTGTCGCTTTTGTGACATACGAGACTGATCACCAAGCCAGCTTTGCCAAGGAGGCTATGGCCAATCAAAGTATGGACGGCGACGAGATCTTGAACGTTCG GTGGGCTACTGAAGATCCCAACCcaggagagaagattgCCGAGGAAAAACGTATTGAAGAAATTGGACAAAAGGCGATCGCCGGCATGCTCGATGAAGATTTAGTCGAGGCTACTCAAGCTGTTCGAGCCCTCGAAGACGGTGACGTTGAAGATTTCTACCATATCGAAGCATCAAAAcctgaagaagatgaagaggaggaggaggacaGACCAGcaaaaaaaggaaaaagtgaAGGGGGATTTTTTAATGCGGACGCTTTGGATAACATTAAATTTTATGCGGAAATGGTGAAGAAACaggctgaagaggagagggagaaggcTAGAAAAGTACCGACAAAGCAAGTCGGGATGTCGTTGCTTGGAGGATACGGAAGCGGCGATGAGAGTGACTGA
- a CDS encoding ATP-dependent rRNA helicase RRP3, translated as MSSPSPEASSSTSLPGSPSRSPSPALSNPNVPEASHNKSFADLGISPELCRACASMGFKKPSDIQAEAIPRALEGKDIIGLAQTGSGKTAAFSLPILQTLWENPQPFFALVLAPTRELAYQISQQVTSLGSGIGVRTAVLVGGMDMMSQSIALSKRPHVIVATPGRLMDHLENTKGFSLKSLKYLVMDEADRLLDLDFGPIIDKILKVIPKERNTYLFSATMTTKVAKLQRASLNKPVRVEVSSKYSTVSTLLQHYLLLPLKNKDSYLLYLVNELSSSSMIIFTRTVADSQRLSIILRRLGFPAIPLHGQMTQSLRLASLNKFKSGGRSILVATDVASRGLDIPLVDLVINYDMPTNSKDYVHRVGRTARAGRSGKSITLVTQYDVEILQRIESHIGKKMTSFDVDKEAVALLTDTVARANREAALEIRESGTGGGGGKRGRDKGKRKNFGDGDDRDRDDDVVEAGVPRKKNKFTTGGKKKARK; from the exons ATGTCCAGCCCGTCCCCAGAGgcatcctcctcaacgTCTTTGCCTGGATCTCCATCCCGCTCCCCTTCTCCCGCGCTCTCCAACCCAAACGTCCCTGAAGCATCTCACAACAAGTCGTTTGCCGACCTCGGTATTAGTCCGGAATTATGTCGAGCATGTGCTTCTATGGGCTTCAAAAAACCTTCAGATATTCAGGCTGAAGCAATTCCTCGTGCTTTGGAAGGCAAGGACATCATTGGTCTTGCCCAGACAGGTTCCGGTAAGACGGCGGCATTTAGTCTTCCCATTTTACAGACATTATGGGAGAATCCTCAACCATTTTTCGCTCTTGTGTTAGCGCCCACTCG AGAACTAGCGTATCAAATTTCTCAACAAGTCACATCTCTTGGATCCGGCATTGGCGTTCGCACAGCTGTCTTAGTCGGTGGTATGGACATGATGTCGCAATCTATCGCTCTCTCTAAGCGACCTCACGTTATTGTGGCGACCCCTGGTCGGTTAATGGATCACTTGGAAAACACCAAGGGCTTCTCTCTTAAATCTTTAAAGTATCTG GTCATGGACGAAGCCGATCGTCTTCTTGATCTCGATTTCGGACCTATCATAGACAAGATTCTTAAAGTCATCCCTAAGGAGCGTAACACCTACCTTTTCTCCGCTACTATGACGACTAAGGTTGCCAAGCTTCAACGTGCTTCTTTGAACAAGCCTGTCCGCGTCGAAGTCTCTTCTAAGTACTCCACGGTCTCTACTCTCTTACAACACtatctcctccttcctctgaAAAACAAGGATTCCTATCTTCTTTACCTTGTCAACGAgctttcttcatcctccatgATCATTTTTACCCGTACTGTCGCCGACTCTCAGCGATTATCTATCATCCTTCGTCGTCTCGGTTTCCCAGCCATCCCATTGCACGGCCAAATGACTCAAAGTCTCCGATTGGCAAGTTTGAATAAATTCAAATCCGGTGGGAGAAGCATTTTGGTAGCCACCGACGTTGCTTCTCGTGGTCTTGACATTCCTCTCGTCGATCTCGTCATC AATTATGACATGCCTACAAACTCCAAAGACTACGTCCACCGAGTCGGTCGTACTGCCCGTGCAGGCCGTTCCGGTAAATCCATCACTCTCGTCACGCAATATGATGTAGAGATTCTTCAACGTATCGAATCCCACATCGGCAAGAAAATGACTTCTTTTGATGTCGACAAGGAGGCAGTTGCGCTCTTGACCGATACTGTTGCGAGAGCGAACAGGGAGGCGGCGTTGGAGATTAGGGAGAGTGGCActggtggtggaggtggcAAGCGAGGAAGGGATAAGGGGAAGCGAAAGAATTTTGGCGATGGAGATGATAGGGATagggatgatgatgttgtGGAAGCTGGTGTGCcgagaaagaagaacaagttTACAACGGggggcaagaagaaggctaGAAAGTAG
- a CDS encoding methylthioribose-1-phosphate isomerase encodes MVAAAPSNKKPLPDMMTSIRLDQSGQVEIVDQLLLPHSVVWMPVSTPEEAFNAIKSMRIRGAPAIASLAALTLRSYLNSSSSPVSSSSSPSDVISWVSQTIDYLQSSRPTAVNLGEAMDRIRAALKDSKAQNQGAGDIIERVKKICGDVHDEDLERNMEMGRLGAEWLWKKRGDGKKGLKVVTVCNTGSLATSGYGTAIGVITALFEENHLDTAYYAQTTPYHQGSRLTSLELTTLQIPACMICDTMLGSLFQHEDIDGVIVGADRVVKNGDTANKIGTYQAAVLAQRHNIPFMVVAPVTTIDLSLSTGAEIHIEHRPAIEATQVRGLNTETGKLSVVRISPEGVGEGDKPWQRVYNPSFDVTPAELISAVVTEKGVAERKEGEKSIDVASIC; translated from the exons ATGGTTGCCGCCGCGCCCTCCAACAAGAAGCCTTTGCCCGACATGATGACCTCCATCCGGCTTGACCAGTCTGGCCAGGTTGAGATAGTCGACCAGCTCCTTCTTCC TCACTCTGTAGTCTGGATGCCCGTCTCTACTCCTGAAGAAGCCTTTAATGCTATCAAGTCCATGCGAATCCGAGGTGCTCCCGCTATCGCCTCTCTCGCCGCTCTCACCCTCCGATCTTATCTTaattcctcttcatctccagtctcttcttccagctccCCCTCCGACGTAATCTCATGGGTGAGCCAGACTATTGATTATCTTCAATCATCCCGTCCTACGGCTGTCAACCTCGGCGAAGCTATGGACCGTATCCGAGCTGCTTTGAAGGATTCAAAAGCTCAAAACCAAGGAGCGGGCGACATCATCGAGCgtgtgaagaagatctgCGGAGATGTTCACGATGAGGATTTggagaggaacatggagATGGGCCGATTGGGTGCTGAATGgttgtggaagaagaggggcGATGGCAAGAAAGGATTGAAGGTTGTAACCGTTTGTAACACTGGAAGTTTGGCTACCTCT GGCTATGGGACTGCCATTGGTGTCATTACCGCTTTATTCGAAGAAAACCACCTTGACACTGCGTACTACGCTCAGACTACTCCCTACCACCAGGGCTCTAGGCTGACTTCTCTCGAATTGACCACTCTCCAAATCCCCGCCTGCATGATCT GCGACACCATGCTTGGTTCTCTTTTCCAACACGAAGACATTGACGGTGTCATTGTCGGTGCTGACAGAGTGGTCAAGAATGGTGACACCGCCAACAAGATTGGTACCTACCAAGCCGCCGTCCTCGCGCAGAGGCACAATATTCCCTTTATGGTTGTTGCCCCTGTAACTACCATCGACCTCTCGCTCTCCACCGGTGCCGA AATCCACATCGAACACCGCCCAGCTATTGAAGCTACTCAAGTACGAGGTCTCAACACGGAGACTGGCAAACTTTCTGTCGTTCGAATTAGCCCTGAAGGTGTCGGAGAGGGTGACAAGCCTTGGCAGAGGGTTTACAACCCCAGTTTCGACGTTACTCCCGCTGAGCTTATCA GTGCTGTTGTGACCGAGAAGGGCGTTGctgagaggaaggagggtgaGAAGAGCATTGATGTTGCTTCCATTTGTTAG